The DNA window CTATGCTAACAATCCCAATCAccatgtatgtacatgcatgtatacagGGTCTGACAGGATTAATACCACAGTTTAAGAGAAGGTGAGGACTCCCAatataaaagcattttattcacaaaatcaTCAGTTGACTAGCTTACCGTTTTGGGTTGGATATAACCTGGACAAAGAGTATTTGCATAAATTACCTAGATGTATTTCTAGTGTGCAATATTACCTTTCCTTTACATGAAACACATCTTCACAATACATACttctaattttttatttggcaaCAGTTAAAGAATATAGAATCACATCAGAGCATTTTTATCGTCGAATTACCGGAACTAGAACTATTtcattaaacattatttttaatggactATAGTGAAGTCAGCAATGGCAGTTTATCCTCCTCTGTAAAGAGCAATGGGGTGTTGAAGTGCTCTTCATTCACACTGCCGGTCATGGTTTCACATTGCTGGGGATGAAGGAAAAGCACATTAGAGTTCACCCAGACACTCAGATGTTTCACTGTGATTAAAGAGGCCCCATATGTCTGGACAAGtgaaataaatcatgtttttaagtCATCTCAGAAATCATATAAAATATCTTCTCattctgcttcctgttcttGACAGATGAATGAACTAACTTTCCTGTGCAGGGGCAGCTTCGAACTAGAAAGCTTACAGTATGTTTCCCATCTTTACTTAAGGCACAATTAATGCTATGGACAGGCACCTGGTGAGGATCACTCCTGTCTCCATGGTGTAGCAACTGTTGCTTATGGTCACACCGGTCACATGGTGGAACAACGACCCACAGCTCCCGGACCCAACGGTATGGCATCCTGGGGGACCTCAGAGAGGTGGACAGGCACCTGCAGAGCCGCCGCCTTCTCACAGGTGTGCTGAGGGGAGAATGCAACTGCTCCCTGCGAGGTAAAAGCCGCTCGAGGTCACACGGCCAAGCACAGAGACTGACGTGTTCGTGCCTGGCGAGGGAGACGAGCAGGCATGTTAGGCTGACAGGCAGGAAAAGCAAAGACTTGAGggcagaagaggagagaaaggccTTCAGGAGGAGACGGACATGAACAGGCCTCCTTCCGTACGACCCTCAGACCCTCAATCCTGAGGGACCTCGATGCGGCGCGGTGTCTGAGGCAGCGTTGCCTCGGATTCCACGCCGACCATAAGCAACTATGCAACTCTTGAAAAAACGCCATTTGGAACCAGGCCTAGACTCAGCGCTCTCTGTCCTGCAGAGCCAGGGGCTTCCTCCTGTTTGCCTCCACAGTTTCCTGCACAGCTTCCCTGGCTTGGCGGGGCTGTAGCACTGAAAAGGGTTTCATCCACCTGGAAAAGCAAGAATCAACAGTCAGAACTGCAGCTGCACGGGCACCACAACTCTGGGCCTGAAACAAACTAAAGGATGTCTGGTGCATGACCCTTCCTCAGGTTCTATTTTActtcttttcttcattttaattgcagtCCTGAATATTATTTGAATTGATATTTTCTGATTAAATGATACATATCTCCAAGACTTACTGAAAGGTGTAGTCTAGGCCCTCCTACAGCATGGCGATCATCTGGTGCTGCTGATGGGTTAGGGGCACCAGGGCAGCTGTTGTAGTTGCTGCACTGAAGGGACGGGGCCCTCCATAGGGTAAAATAGGGTTAGACTGGGAAGGAGTGGGGTAAATAGGCGGGACTGGGAAGGGGCGGGGGAAAGAAGGTTTAAGGCAGgctgggaaagggggggtgggggggggtaaagtGGGGTTAAGGCAGACTGTGACGTGTCCATGTATCGGTGCCAGATTGAAACTAAGCAACACAGAAGGGCTGGGCGAAATACTTGTTTGataattattgaatattttctCAGCGCGGTAAATCGGGATTATTTCCGTCTTTTTTCGTCAATTATACCAGACGTGGTAGTAAACGTCCAAACGTCCGAGGCAACGTGAAGTGCTTCTGGAAAAAAGGTCACCACTGATATCTACTGGATGTTGatgaaacagccaatcagcagcaataAGCCTTGCACGCTTTCATGCGATAACACTGTGTGCAcgtgatcacatggaagctgtacgACCTTGCTGtcgattggctgtcttatcaacatccaataaatatcagtgataattttttttccagaagcatTTCATGTTCCACCTGAAAGTTCAGATGCTTACTTGGTAAAGACAAAAAGACTGaaagaaaggcaatacaccaggtggtggtgatgattgTTACTGCACTCAGAAAAAATACTcgataattaaatattaagtgTATCGCCCAGCCCTACTGAGCTGCTAAGTCTCAGCCTGGCACTGACACATGGACACGTCACAGTCTGCCCGAACCCAATTTTATCAACCCCCGGAGGAGGCTGGGCTCCTGGCCCTGGTGGTCGACGGCGAGGCCAGGTAGCCCATCCATTTGGTCATATTCTGggaatctgaaaaaaaaaaaaatatatatatataatattactGGCAAAGTAAAGATCTTATACCATTGTATACCATTATAATTATGGTCCACCTGTTCCCTGTGTATCTTAATATCATGTTGAACTGAATGACcagtatgtttattttgtttatttgtaagtcaaaagAGCAGTCACTATAGACTACAGACATTGAATGAAGTCTGGTCGACATCAGAGGGGAACTTACGACATGTTCCAATGCATTGAGAAGCCCAGcatgaaatgggtcacagttaGGCCAGCAGGTTGGTCCAATGGTAGGCAGCCGGGTCCTGGGACTGCCGAAGACCGCAAAGAGAACCTGGCTAGCACGCAGTGCACTGACCACACTGGGAATGAAGACGCGCTCCCACTGCACACAGCAATGCGCCGCAGTAGGACGGTCATACCTCTGGAGTCAGAGCTGTCAGGCGCGGGCAGGGAGCAGCGGAAGCAGCTGCTCTCTGCCCGGCTCAGGCGCCGCCCATCCTCTCCCTGCTCCGGATGCGGCGGGGGCGGGTGTTGCGCCCCTCTTTGCGCACCCCTCCCAGGGCTAAGTACAGCGGCTTGGTGGCCATGTTCATGCTGGCTCTCTGCTTCAGAGTCCTGCTGTTTCAGCCACCATCCGTCTTGCTCTGAGGAATTTTTAGTCCCTACACACTCAGAATAAAACTTTCCAAAAGGCGCCTGCCCGTGTCTCCATAGAGCAAGCCTATCTAGTGGCTTACTTGTCAGGTTCCTTGTCAGGCTAAATTCACTGGGAGCTTTCAAACATTAACACCTACCATAGAGTTCCACAAAGAACTAAAAAGGGTTCCCCTATGAAGAACGCCAAAGAACCCTTTTTCACAGGCTGCTCTCATACGAGTAGCGCTATACTGAGGGACACAGCGGGATATTTTAGAAGATCCTAACCTTTCCGGGGGCACTTTGTAGGCCTGGAAGAGCTGTAGGGGTCCTGATTTTCTTCACACCCCATCTTTCTCTTCACGGCAATCTTTTCTGGGGCTGAAAGAGATCACACAAAAGGAGATTCGGTTTGAGACCTCATTCCCTTTCTGATTACGCGTATGTCAGCATATATCAAAAGTAAAAATCCAAGTAAGTTGCATCCCATTCTTTTCTGGCCACATACTAACCGTTCCTAAGGCAGTCTGCTGGTGTTTTCGGGTTTGCCgcacacctcctccccctcacgtctctctctcttttaccgCTCTCCTCTGACGCTATGAGAGATCGCACACAGGCAGAAAGACgcttttagtttttctttctgaacATCTTTCCATTCTCAGaacaaaatacatgaatatgctTCCACGTTATCTAATAAAATTATCTTTCTTGAGACCCAATCACAGCTCTAGGCTTGTATCGAATTTAAATTGCATTGCAAATATGGCTCATATGTAAAGCCATAACTTCTGCTTTTAATGCAATTCGAACTGAGCAAATTCTGAAAGGAGTGAAGATATCTGACATTCTGATATCTTCATAGTCGAGACTTCGTTTCCAATAAGCTTCAGGGGTTAGGCAGCTGTGCCTAACTCCTCTGACAGAATCATCCTAACCATTCTGGGAGCAATTTGCTGGAGTGAGGGAGCTGGAGGGGCCCGGTTTTTCCATGGGCCCCATGTTCTGCTCTCCATCTTCCTCATTTCCATTCTCTTCCATGGATTCCACTGAGAGAGATCAAATTGTATGGTCACATGGTACAATAAAACACTGAAGCACATCTGCCTGGCTGTCCATGAGTTTTAGCAGTCCACTACAGCTGTTGCACTGTAGAGTAAATTATGAGTTTTTCTGCAGATTTCTGCATATAGGCAATAGGAGTTTATCATAGAGCAAAGACCTCCTTAGACTACAGAGTTCTGAGGTCCAAAGGCGAGGCTACCTTCTCCAGAGCAGATGGGGCGGAGCCACGGGTGAAGCTGAAGCTGTTCCAGTGTGGCTCGATCCTCCACCTTGGGTGCCAAGCACAAGCCTATGAAGTCCTTGACCTCTGTAGATTGCAAAAAATCATGTATGCGATTGGACAGAGATGATAAAAAGGAGCCAAAAAAggtgagaaataaacacaaaaacgcTGTGATCTCCTGCTGGCTCCTCACCTGAGGACAGCCCATCAGGAAAATCCACTCTGCTCATGCTACGCTCGTCCCTCTGGTCAAATGGCAGGCGGCCGCAGATGATATAACACAATGTGGCCCCAACAGTCCACACAGTGGAAGGGCCGGCCTGGTACAGTCCTTCCACAAGACACTCTGGAGCTGCATACTCCTCGGTGcctgaaagggaaaaaatacactCCTCGTGTGATAGCCgtcaaaataattaatgtaaagATATTTCACATCACAACAATGAGAAAGACAACTTTGGAATTACTTATCATATCCATCACAATGGCATTATATTACTCACCACGTTCTTGTCTAAAATGCATAAGCTGGTCCCCTCACTCACCTGCGAATTCGCTGAATGGTGTATCCTGCCATACAGCCCCACATCCAAAATCTATCAGGATGATGCGCAGCGATTCTGTGTGGATGTTTTCTGGTTTGACGATCAGGATGTTTTCTGGTTTGACGTCCCGATGGAAAACACCAGAACTCTGGCAGTGCAGCAGGGCCCGCAGAAGCTGGTCCATCACCACCCGCGCCTGCTCTTCGTCCATGCCATGATTTTGGGTCAAGCGGAAGAGGTCCGTGCAGGGGTCGGGGCGCTCCAATACCAGGACATAGTGGTCTGAGGTGTTGAACCACTCATGGAGGCGCAGGACGTTGGGATGGCCCGTGCGCTTGTTCACCATGCCCATGAGCCCCACCTCCAAGGGAGCTGGCGAGTCCAGTCCAGGCTGTAAGGCAGTGGGATGAGTGGGCATGAGCTGGGTGTGGTTATAATAAGGGGCAGCTGGTTATGCGGCAAAATGCTATCATTAGACCTGATGCagcacacattaacacaaataATGTGACAATAAGCCGTCAAATTTCTTAAAAAGGACAGTTGACAGCCAAGAGATCAAAAGTTCAACAAGGGAGACAAATGTGGTACTCACTAGTATTAGTAGTTCGTCATCTTCACATTTCTCTACATACTTCAGAGCAACCTGAGGAAACAAATTGTCGATAGACATGAGTGCAAATTATTTACACAGTTTCATGATTTTactgtatgaaatatttttaatgtaatagCTTTGCTAGTGTTCAGCTTGTTTATATAGCTGAATAAGAGTAGCTATGAAAAAGCTGGACTAATAATGACTTtagcaataattaaaatacattattttaaacaagAAAGGATAAGCCataagataaagaaaaaaatgtaggtACATCAGTAACTTTGCGCCAtatacaaaggaaaacaaaagactGAAAGAATAAAATTATAATCACAAGATAGTCCCAGATATGTTTTAGACTCGAGGAGATCAGGACTGGCCAGACAGTTTAATGGCCACAAAACTGGCCTCTTACCGGTAGTCCATCAGAGATGCGGATTCCAGCGTAAACTGAGCCACATCCACCCTCTCCAAGTAGCGATCCAATCATGTAGAGGTCCTCCACATGTTCTAAATCGTCCTCTGCTTGTTCTATAACACAAAGCAGGCAGACATTAGTCATTGTAGCAAGTATTCCAAtatggtttttgtttgttctgaatCTTTTTGTCAGCTCTTACTTCAAGTTATAACTTTGCTGCTTTTTTGGATTTGTCAACTTCTGCACCACAGAAATACACTATTGAATTTGCTATTGAAATTCGCTCTTAATTTGGGACACAGACGAGCAGCTTGTGCTATGGTGTGGCAGCCAACTAAAATTTGGCAAATCCAATAAATCAATGAGCCTATGTGATGGCTCAGCCAGGTATGCACTGCCTGCTAGGCCGCTGGTCACAGTGAACACTATGCCTGGACTCCCATATAGAACCAGGATTTTGGGATGAAAAGTTATATAATACACTAAACTCCAAGCAGCTTTTATGCCAATGTGCCTcagttgtatgtgtgtataataccCAATCATTGTTCAAAATTGTTTAATCTTAATTAGTTGGAATGACCACAACCCTGGATGActacaatataaaaactgatatttgaGTATAACATCAAATAAACCAATACAATGTTTATGGACAGCCTATGGAAACATCATCATGCAGTA is part of the Anguilla anguilla isolate fAngAng1 chromosome 10, fAngAng1.pri, whole genome shotgun sequence genome and encodes:
- the LOC118206517 gene encoding serine/threonine-protein kinase PkaA-like; translated protein: MDKLYRIINYLYGAIVDFPAWVRGREQEHVENHYITGPLIGRGSYGSVYAGMRISDGLPVALKYVGKLEGDELLLPGQDSPIPREVALMGLVNQDTGHRNVLHLHEWFDASDHYVMVLERPYPCTDLLEFCDAQNNWVDEEQARGVMDQLLQALLHCQNSGVFHRDVKAENILINTESLRIILIDFGCGDLWQDTPFSEFSGTREYAPPECFVEGLYQAGPSTVWSVGVTLYDIICGRLPFKKFDEQSMSRVRFPEGLSSEIKDFIRWCLAPEVEDRATLEQLQLHPWLRPFCSEQAEDDLEHVEDLYMIGSLLGEGGCGSVYAGIRISDGLPVALKYVEKCEDDELLILPGLDSPAPLEVGLMGMVNKRTGHPNVLRLHEWFNTSDHYVLVLERPDPCTDLFRLTQNHGMDEEQARVVMDQLLRALLHCQSSGVFHRDVKPENILIVKPENIHTESLRIILIDFGCGAVWQDTPFSEFAGTEEYAAPECLVEGLYQAGPSTVWTVGATLCYIICGRLPFDQRDERSMSRVDFPDGLSSEVKDFIGLCLAPKVEDRATLEQLQLHPWLRPICSGEVESMEENGNEEDGEQNMGPMEKPGPSSSLTPANCSQNASEESGKRERDVRGRRCAANPKTPADCLRNAPEKIAVKRKMGCEENQDPYSSSRPTKCPRKEQDGWWLKQQDSEAESQHEHGHQAAVLSPGRGAQRGAQHPPPPHPEQGEDGRRLSRAESSCFRCSLPAPDSSDSRVPGPGCLPLDQPAGLTVTHFMLGFSMHWNMSFPEYDQMDGLPGLAVDHQGQEPSLLRGLIKLGSGRL